The Christiangramia flava JLT2011 genome has a segment encoding these proteins:
- a CDS encoding S9 family peptidase produces the protein MMVNPKILKFLIIVSLSISYAGYCQGTLEDYQRAEAIDTLYRNKVFNNPSEFHWLNDKEFWYRNNAETGTQYILVNAESKTKKAFFDHSLMAGNLSAALQKNINEKEMDLSEFKIEENQLIFQNDSLKFKMDLQSKQVLVTDTIKRERRSREYWGRRNREDEGKPVLSPDGRYEAFIKNANVYIRQPDSEEEFQLSYDGNEGFFYSPNMLWSPDSKKLMAYKVRPGKEHKIYFVESSPEDQLQPKLQSRDYLKPGDEMDFRSPQLFKVSEKRHLPVATDLFLSQFGLYNFKWEEDNSAFTFEFNQRGHQVYRVIKVDAENGNAAAIIDESSPTFIDYSGKKFRHDVPGKTEIIWASERDGYNHLYLYNSQTGKVKNQITSGEWPVREVIAVDNENRKIYFTASGMDEDQDPYLLHYCSIDFDGRNFTRLTSENGNHQVSFSPDKTYYIDQFSRVDLAPEAVLKKTKSQKIVMELEKASIKALENTGWKMPEVFTTAGRDGETDIWGIIVRPTNFDPNKKYPVIEYIYAGPHSSFVPKSFHSNFWAMSSLAELGFIVVQIDGMGTSNRSKAFHDVCWQNLKDAGFPDRKIWIKEAAKKYPYMDAERVGIRGTSAGGQSAGGALVFNSDFYDVAVASCGCHDNRMDKIWWNEQWMGYPVGPQYAASSNVEHADQLQGNLMLIVGEVDDNVDPASTMQFADALIKAGKDFELVVLPGENHTSGGEFGERKRRDFFVKHLLHVDPPSWDQIYKD, from the coding sequence ATGATGGTGAATCCTAAAATCCTAAAATTCCTAATTATTGTATCTCTTTCGATTTCCTATGCCGGATATTGCCAGGGGACATTAGAAGATTATCAAAGAGCGGAAGCAATAGATACCCTGTATAGAAATAAGGTTTTCAACAATCCCTCAGAATTCCACTGGTTGAACGACAAAGAATTCTGGTATAGAAATAATGCGGAAACCGGAACGCAATACATTCTGGTAAATGCGGAAAGCAAGACGAAAAAAGCTTTTTTTGATCATTCCCTGATGGCCGGTAATCTCAGTGCCGCTCTTCAGAAAAATATCAATGAAAAAGAAATGGACCTCTCCGAATTTAAAATAGAGGAAAACCAGCTTATTTTTCAGAATGATTCCCTGAAATTCAAAATGGATCTCCAAAGCAAACAGGTTCTGGTCACAGATACCATCAAACGCGAACGCCGGAGCAGGGAATACTGGGGCAGACGAAATAGGGAAGATGAAGGCAAACCCGTTCTATCACCCGATGGACGCTATGAAGCATTTATAAAAAATGCCAATGTGTATATCAGGCAGCCAGACTCGGAAGAAGAATTTCAGCTGAGTTACGATGGAAATGAAGGCTTTTTTTATTCCCCGAACATGCTCTGGTCTCCAGATAGTAAAAAACTGATGGCGTATAAGGTCCGGCCGGGAAAAGAACATAAGATCTACTTCGTGGAATCTTCTCCGGAAGATCAGCTTCAGCCAAAATTACAATCCAGGGATTACCTCAAACCCGGAGATGAAATGGATTTCAGAAGTCCGCAACTTTTTAAAGTTTCAGAAAAGAGACATCTCCCCGTCGCGACAGATCTGTTCCTGTCGCAATTTGGACTATATAATTTTAAATGGGAAGAAGATAATAGTGCTTTCACTTTTGAGTTTAACCAGCGGGGCCACCAGGTCTATCGCGTCATTAAAGTAGATGCGGAAAATGGTAATGCCGCGGCGATAATAGACGAATCCAGCCCCACATTTATAGATTACAGCGGTAAGAAATTTCGTCACGATGTCCCCGGTAAAACTGAGATCATCTGGGCGTCTGAGCGCGATGGCTACAACCACCTGTATCTTTATAATTCCCAAACAGGCAAGGTCAAGAATCAAATTACTTCCGGAGAATGGCCCGTGCGCGAAGTAATTGCTGTAGACAACGAAAACAGGAAGATTTATTTTACCGCAAGCGGAATGGACGAAGACCAGGATCCCTATTTATTACACTATTGCAGTATTGATTTTGATGGTCGGAATTTTACCCGGTTGACCTCTGAGAACGGAAATCACCAGGTTAGCTTTTCGCCTGATAAAACCTATTATATCGACCAATTTTCACGGGTCGACCTTGCTCCGGAAGCGGTGCTGAAAAAGACTAAATCTCAGAAAATTGTCATGGAACTGGAAAAAGCTTCCATTAAAGCTTTGGAGAACACCGGATGGAAAATGCCGGAAGTTTTTACCACTGCCGGTAGAGATGGTGAAACTGATATCTGGGGAATTATAGTGAGGCCAACCAATTTCGACCCGAATAAAAAATATCCGGTGATTGAATATATCTATGCCGGCCCGCATAGTTCTTTTGTTCCCAAAAGTTTCCATTCTAACTTCTGGGCGATGAGTTCTCTGGCAGAACTTGGGTTTATAGTAGTGCAGATCGATGGGATGGGGACCTCTAACAGGTCAAAGGCATTTCATGATGTATGCTGGCAAAACCTCAAGGATGCAGGGTTCCCCGATCGTAAAATATGGATTAAAGAAGCGGCGAAGAAATATCCGTATATGGATGCGGAAAGAGTTGGAATCAGGGGTACTTCAGCAGGTGGTCAAAGCGCGGGAGGAGCGTTGGTTTTTAATTCCGATTTTTATGATGTGGCAGTTGCGTCCTGCGGATGCCACGACAACCGAATGGATAAAATATGGTGGAATGAGCAATGGATGGGCTATCCCGTAGGTCCGCAATACGCTGCCTCTTCAAATGTAGAACATGCTGATCAGTTACAAGGTAACCTGATGCTGATCGTGGGAGAGGTAGACGATAATGTGGATCCCGCATCCACCATGCAGTTTGCAGACGCGCTGATCAAAGCCGGGAAAGATTTTGAACTGGTGGTGTTGCCTGGGGAAAATCATACTTCAGGAGGAGAATTTGGGGAACGAAAAAGACGGGATTTTTTCGTGAAACACCTGCTTCATGTTGATCCACCATCATGGGACCAGATTTATAAGGATTAA
- a CDS encoding RagB/SusD family nutrient uptake outer membrane protein — MKRFITFMNEHFRQLFIGACLVMSVTSCTNLDEEVFSEITEDSFVPADEDIVALTASAYTPLRYIMGWQGLFDVQEESADIFVTPTRPNGWDDGGTYKRMHRHTWNDVQWQPRNTWLTCFNGINSANRVISQIESGSLPISEEQAASVIAELRGVRAVYYSILLDTHGNVPIIKNFSDEVPTQASRSEVYNFIISELNEVIPMLTETADQTTYGRLNKWGALALQARVYLNAEVYVGTAEWDKVISNTDQIINSGAYMLDDNYRDVFSTDNQNSPEILFSVPYDRLYGPEWNQHMKQLLPSTRDVLNMEAQPWGGSSANPQFIDSYQDGDKRLADSWFMGEQRDADTGEVLYTLVNYMPSITGCEFYEGLRFRKYEILPGTNASLPVDFPYFRYADVLMMKAEALLRTGNADEAAMIVTEVRERSFDDPEAATVTGAELMGDSLWQYGTLAEDGSIAEPGDQSPVQYGRFLDELGWEFVGEARRRTDIIRFGVYSTKNWYNHTPQGEYTKLFPIGLEELNTNTNLTQNPGY; from the coding sequence ATGAAAAGATTTATAACATTTATGAACGAACATTTCAGACAGCTTTTTATTGGTGCCTGTCTGGTCATGTCAGTTACCAGCTGTACCAATCTGGACGAAGAAGTGTTTTCTGAAATTACCGAAGACAGTTTTGTACCTGCCGATGAAGATATCGTTGCGTTGACCGCGTCGGCATACACACCATTGCGCTACATCATGGGATGGCAAGGCTTATTTGATGTGCAGGAAGAATCGGCCGACATTTTTGTGACTCCAACCCGCCCGAACGGTTGGGACGATGGTGGAACTTATAAAAGGATGCACCGGCACACCTGGAATGATGTCCAGTGGCAGCCAAGAAATACCTGGTTAACCTGTTTCAACGGGATCAATAGTGCTAACCGCGTAATATCCCAGATCGAAAGCGGTTCCCTGCCAATTAGTGAAGAGCAGGCGGCAAGTGTGATCGCTGAATTAAGAGGCGTAAGAGCTGTTTATTATTCCATTCTTCTGGATACCCACGGAAATGTGCCAATTATTAAAAATTTCAGCGATGAGGTTCCAACACAGGCGTCAAGATCGGAAGTGTACAATTTCATCATCAGTGAGCTGAATGAAGTCATCCCGATGCTGACAGAAACTGCAGATCAGACCACTTACGGAAGATTGAACAAATGGGGTGCCCTCGCTTTACAGGCAAGGGTATACCTCAATGCGGAAGTATACGTAGGGACCGCCGAATGGGATAAAGTAATTTCCAATACAGATCAGATTATCAATTCCGGAGCTTATATGCTGGACGATAATTACCGCGATGTATTTAGCACCGATAATCAGAATTCTCCGGAAATTCTTTTTTCAGTTCCCTATGACAGGCTTTATGGTCCGGAATGGAATCAGCATATGAAACAACTGCTTCCAAGCACCCGGGATGTATTGAATATGGAGGCCCAGCCATGGGGCGGTTCCAGCGCGAATCCGCAATTCATTGATTCTTATCAGGACGGTGATAAAAGACTGGCAGATAGCTGGTTCATGGGTGAACAAAGAGATGCTGATACCGGCGAAGTTCTTTACACCCTGGTAAATTATATGCCAAGCATTACCGGTTGTGAATTCTATGAAGGTTTAAGATTTAGAAAATACGAAATTCTGCCAGGCACCAACGCCAGCTTACCGGTAGATTTTCCTTATTTCCGATATGCCGATGTGCTGATGATGAAGGCTGAAGCTTTGCTTCGAACCGGCAATGCTGATGAAGCGGCTATGATCGTCACCGAGGTTAGAGAACGTTCATTTGATGATCCTGAGGCTGCAACCGTTACCGGTGCGGAATTGATGGGAGACAGTCTCTGGCAGTATGGTACACTTGCAGAAGATGGAAGTATCGCAGAACCCGGTGACCAAAGCCCCGTTCAGTATGGAAGGTTTCTGGACGAGCTGGGATGGGAATTCGTAGGTGAAGCCCGTAGAAGAACTGATATCATCAGGTTTGGTGTATACAGCACCAAGAACTGGTACAACCATACTCCGCAGGGAGAATACACAAAATTATTCCCGATTGGTTTAGAGGAACTCAATACCAATACCAATTTGACTCAGAACCCGGGATATTAA
- a CDS encoding SusC/RagA family TonB-linked outer membrane protein: MKSKNFTFPPPLRGNNFFLLLFGIFWMLSSHTVFSQTQVTGTVTDTEGMPLSGVTVMEKNTNNGVITDFDGNYSISVSDAAILVYSFVGFKQEEISFTGQSAIDVQMEEDLEALSEVVLIGYGSQKKGDVTSAVASVKAEDFIQGNVKDAAQLIQGKVAGLTISNPSGDPLDGAQVLLRGVSSINASSTPLVLVDGIPGNLQTVAPEDIASIDVLKDGSATAIYGTRGTNGVIIITTKGGDGEIVPTIDYNGYVSIQEIARKLDFLDASELRDLYSQGFEFTGANVEDFGATTDWVDEITRQPISTVHNLTFRAGNKTSNITATLNYRDNKGIFIKSDNKRYTGRIDVNHKMFNDKLNSNFQVIASEQSYYDFPNYAYRQALIRNPTEPVQNEDGTWYERDVYFYDNPVGLIEESYQDNRQRNLQFTGNFTYELFPTLKLQALYTRKGNYGIFGYYETKNHVSTTKNGIGGYASRSTNDYIGNYGQLTANYEESFEDHKFTALAGYNYEDNTYEGFSANNRNFPSDAYSYNNLGIGQGLELGEAGMSSYKNSNTLIAFFGRINYNYDDRYLLMLSLRHEGSSRFGENNKWGSFPGVSVGWRINEESFMEDADWIDILKLRGGYGVTGTNAGANYQSLASLNYDSYFLYNNRWIRELIPVRNPNPDLKWERKEEVNIGLDFSFWEGRVNGSFDYYDRTTKDALYNYNVPVPPYLYGSIVANVAEIQNSGFEVLINVNPVQTEDFNWDANFTYSTNSNKLVSLSNDQFQATNDFFDAGYTGEPIQINTHRTIVGGPIGNFFGLKAVGVNDDGIFLIETPDGNVIPATESTNADRQVIGNGLPNHYASWNNQFRYKNWDLSVNLRGAFDYQVLNFARMFYENPNIAYNTLDSAYDPAYGTAVISDIQRYTSYYLEDGDFVKIDNATLGYTFDTGNIDLVQNFRIYASGLNLYTFTGYKGVDPEVNRLGFAPGNDERDTYPSTRTFTLGVNLTF; this comes from the coding sequence ATGAAATCCAAAAACTTTACTTTCCCGCCACCCCTTCGCGGTAATAATTTTTTCCTTTTATTGTTTGGTATATTCTGGATGCTTTCTTCGCATACGGTCTTTTCTCAAACGCAGGTTACAGGTACGGTAACAGATACCGAAGGTATGCCATTATCGGGTGTGACCGTAATGGAAAAAAACACCAATAACGGTGTAATTACTGACTTTGATGGAAATTACTCCATCAGTGTTTCAGATGCTGCCATTCTTGTGTACTCTTTTGTTGGTTTCAAACAGGAAGAGATCAGCTTCACCGGGCAGTCTGCCATTGATGTTCAAATGGAAGAAGATCTCGAGGCACTTTCTGAAGTAGTTCTCATCGGTTACGGTTCTCAAAAGAAAGGTGATGTGACGAGCGCGGTCGCCAGTGTCAAGGCAGAAGATTTCATTCAGGGGAATGTAAAAGATGCGGCGCAACTTATCCAAGGAAAAGTAGCGGGTTTGACCATTTCCAATCCTTCCGGAGATCCTTTAGACGGGGCACAGGTTTTGCTTCGAGGGGTATCCTCCATCAATGCCAGTTCCACTCCTTTGGTTCTGGTTGACGGAATTCCCGGAAATCTCCAGACCGTAGCTCCGGAAGATATCGCTTCCATTGATGTCCTGAAAGACGGGTCGGCTACGGCCATTTATGGAACTCGGGGAACCAATGGAGTGATCATCATCACTACAAAAGGCGGGGATGGCGAGATTGTTCCAACGATCGATTATAATGGATATGTGTCCATTCAGGAGATTGCCAGAAAACTGGATTTTCTGGATGCTTCGGAATTGAGAGACCTCTATTCCCAGGGCTTCGAATTTACCGGGGCAAATGTGGAAGATTTTGGCGCGACGACAGATTGGGTTGATGAAATTACCCGTCAGCCAATAAGTACTGTTCATAACCTCACCTTTCGAGCGGGGAATAAGACTTCCAATATTACCGCTACGCTCAACTACCGGGATAATAAAGGGATTTTTATCAAATCTGATAATAAAAGATATACCGGTCGTATTGATGTAAATCATAAAATGTTCAATGATAAACTGAATTCTAATTTCCAGGTGATCGCCAGCGAACAGTCTTATTATGACTTTCCGAATTACGCATACAGGCAGGCGCTTATCAGAAATCCTACAGAACCGGTTCAAAACGAAGACGGAACCTGGTATGAGAGAGACGTTTATTTCTATGATAATCCCGTGGGGCTTATTGAAGAATCTTATCAGGACAACAGGCAGCGAAATCTACAATTTACAGGGAATTTCACGTATGAATTATTCCCAACCCTGAAGCTTCAGGCATTATATACGCGAAAAGGGAATTACGGTATTTTTGGATATTATGAAACTAAGAATCACGTTTCCACAACTAAAAACGGGATAGGGGGTTATGCTTCCAGATCTACCAACGATTATATTGGTAATTATGGTCAGCTAACCGCAAATTACGAAGAGAGCTTCGAAGATCATAAATTTACGGCCCTGGCGGGTTATAATTATGAAGATAATACCTACGAAGGTTTTTCTGCTAATAACAGGAATTTCCCGAGTGACGCCTATTCTTATAATAACCTGGGTATTGGCCAGGGACTGGAGCTGGGAGAAGCAGGGATGAGCAGTTATAAAAACTCGAATACCCTGATCGCTTTCTTCGGAAGGATCAATTATAACTATGATGACCGGTACCTTTTGATGCTGAGTTTGCGACATGAAGGATCTTCCAGGTTTGGTGAAAATAACAAATGGGGAAGTTTTCCTGGAGTTTCAGTAGGCTGGAGAATCAACGAAGAATCGTTCATGGAAGACGCCGATTGGATTGATATTCTGAAACTTCGTGGTGGATATGGAGTGACTGGAACCAATGCCGGTGCAAATTACCAGTCTCTGGCCAGTTTGAACTACGACAGTTATTTCCTGTATAACAACCGCTGGATCCGCGAATTGATCCCGGTAAGAAATCCAAATCCAGATTTGAAATGGGAGCGTAAGGAAGAAGTGAATATCGGGCTGGATTTTAGTTTTTGGGAGGGTCGCGTGAATGGTTCTTTTGACTATTATGACCGCACTACCAAAGATGCCCTTTACAACTATAATGTACCGGTACCACCATATCTTTACGGAAGTATCGTGGCCAATGTAGCTGAAATTCAGAATTCAGGTTTTGAGGTTTTGATCAACGTCAACCCGGTGCAGACTGAAGATTTTAACTGGGATGCCAATTTCACCTATTCCACCAATTCCAATAAGCTGGTTTCACTGTCTAACGACCAGTTCCAGGCGACCAATGATTTCTTCGACGCCGGCTATACCGGTGAACCAATACAAATCAATACGCACCGTACGATCGTTGGAGGACCCATCGGCAATTTCTTCGGATTAAAAGCTGTGGGGGTGAATGACGATGGAATTTTCCTGATCGAAACACCTGATGGAAATGTGATTCCCGCCACAGAAAGTACGAATGCAGACAGGCAGGTCATTGGGAATGGCCTTCCAAATCACTATGCATCCTGGAATAACCAGTTCCGTTATAAAAACTGGGATCTTAGCGTGAATTTAAGAGGAGCGTTTGATTACCAGGTGCTCAATTTCGCACGAATGTTCTATGAAAACCCGAATATCGCCTACAACACTTTGGATAGCGCCTATGATCCTGCCTATGGAACAGCAGTGATCAGTGACATCCAGCGATATACCAGTTATTACCTGGAAGACGGGGATTTCGTCAAAATAGACAATGCTACTTTAGGCTACACATTCGATACTGGGAATATAGACCTGGTCCAGAACTTTAGAATTTATGCATCTGGACTCAACCTTTATACTTTCACAGGATATAAAGGAGTGGATCCGGAGGTGAACCGACTGGGATTTGCGCCTGGAAATGATGAGAGAGATACCTATCCAAGTACCAGGACCTTCACCCTTGGTGTCAACTTAACTTTTTAA
- a CDS encoding carboxypeptidase-like regulatory domain-containing protein — protein sequence MTSSEKGKFCKHCQKDVIDFTNTDRNEILKFLSSNNQVCGRLKPHQLNESYLPPTGRNLQIPKISFFLGLSAILGLAEPLTAHTHKEQTELKPSSFQKQEPEFQKPSDSITIKGKVIDKDQSPIAGAMVQLKGTSIGTSTNHDGSYSLAIAKEQLADRNRLIFSFIGFETQEYPFYPKNRYIKITLTEDHSLMGEVILTGEPNLFHRIGNFFHNLFSNHQNCS from the coding sequence ATGACTTCCTCTGAAAAAGGAAAATTCTGCAAGCATTGCCAGAAAGACGTCATAGACTTCACCAATACTGACCGTAATGAAATTCTGAAATTTCTATCCTCGAACAATCAGGTTTGCGGGAGATTAAAACCACATCAGTTAAACGAAAGCTACCTGCCTCCAACCGGCCGAAACCTTCAAATCCCTAAAATCAGTTTTTTCTTGGGATTAAGTGCTATTTTAGGATTAGCAGAACCGTTAACCGCCCATACGCATAAAGAACAAACTGAATTAAAACCTTCTTCCTTTCAGAAGCAAGAACCAGAATTCCAAAAACCATCAGATTCCATTACGATCAAAGGAAAAGTAATCGATAAAGATCAATCTCCCATAGCCGGGGCGATGGTTCAGCTTAAAGGAACTTCGATTGGTACCTCAACAAATCATGACGGTTCCTATTCCCTGGCAATAGCTAAAGAGCAATTAGCAGATCGGAACAGGCTCATCTTTTCATTTATTGGTTTTGAAACTCAGGAATATCCGTTTTATCCGAAGAACAGGTATATCAAAATTACCCTTACAGAAGATCATTCTTTGATGGGAGAGGTCATCTTAACCGGAGAACCCAACCTGTTTCATAGAATTGGCAATTTTTTTCATAATCTCTTTTCTAATCACCAGAACTGCAGCTGA
- a CDS encoding alpha/beta hydrolase-fold protein — protein MDQKFLLLLVLFMGINQFNAQENSQIVIGEKHQLHSTILEEDREYWISLPDSYANENSTYKKYPILVILDGNIHFQSISGMVNYMSSDRYRSWKIPEMIVVGIPNVDRRRDYTPDKIVTVRENNSGGGKKFLRFLEEELIPELDQNYRTSDYRILFGHSLGGLLTTHAYLQPTSAFKAFLAIDPSFGTWDSAVMDQKLANFSPESFQRYLYIATANWGKRNITNRDRHVRFFESLHRLSEEEFPVQLEYFENENHASVPPIAFYKGISAIFDGYGITYREVINPKQLQEHFTEISNRLSSEFLPPENLVNQLGYNKLRSNNETEKAQALEFFRMNTQNYPESYNAFDSLAEAYANFGNSEKALENYQQSLQLNPENEHARMQIEKLKK, from the coding sequence ATGGATCAAAAATTCTTGTTGCTATTAGTATTGTTCATGGGTATCAATCAATTTAATGCCCAGGAAAACAGCCAGATCGTAATCGGGGAAAAACACCAGTTACATTCCACTATTTTAGAGGAAGACCGCGAATACTGGATCAGCCTGCCAGATTCTTATGCCAACGAAAATTCTACCTATAAAAAATATCCAATTTTAGTTATTCTGGATGGAAACATTCACTTTCAATCGATCAGCGGAATGGTGAATTACATGAGTTCCGACCGGTACAGGAGTTGGAAGATTCCAGAAATGATCGTAGTGGGCATTCCGAATGTGGACCGCAGAAGGGATTATACTCCTGATAAAATTGTGACCGTTCGTGAAAACAACTCGGGTGGCGGCAAAAAATTTCTGCGTTTTCTGGAAGAAGAACTTATCCCGGAACTGGACCAAAATTACCGCACCTCAGATTATCGAATACTCTTTGGCCATTCTCTTGGCGGACTCTTGACGACCCACGCCTATTTGCAGCCCACGAGCGCTTTCAAGGCATTCCTGGCTATAGATCCCAGTTTTGGCACCTGGGATTCCGCTGTTATGGACCAAAAACTGGCCAATTTCTCTCCGGAATCCTTTCAACGCTACCTGTATATCGCCACGGCCAATTGGGGCAAGCGCAATATTACCAACCGCGACCGTCATGTTCGTTTCTTTGAATCGTTGCACCGTTTAAGCGAAGAAGAATTCCCCGTTCAACTGGAGTATTTCGAAAACGAAAACCACGCATCGGTTCCGCCAATCGCATTTTATAAAGGGATTTCTGCGATTTTTGATGGTTACGGAATCACTTACCGGGAAGTGATCAATCCCAAACAACTCCAGGAACATTTTACTGAAATTTCCAACCGACTTTCTTCCGAATTCCTTCCTCCTGAAAACCTCGTGAACCAGTTAGGCTATAATAAACTTCGCAGTAATAATGAAACTGAAAAAGCGCAAGCCCTGGAATTTTTCAGGATGAATACACAGAATTATCCCGAATCTTATAATGCCTTCGACAGCCTGGCGGAAGCTTACGCGAATTTCGGGAATTCTGAAAAGGCATTGGAAAACTATCAGCAATCGCTTCAGCTAAACCCTGAAAATGAACATGCCCGAATGCAGATCGAGAAGTTGAAAAAATAA
- a CDS encoding bifunctional transcriptional activator/DNA repair enzyme AdaA yields the protein MDDAQQYNYDRIAKAITYIRQHFRQQPGLDEIARHVGLSPFHFQKMFSDWAGTSPKKFLQYVSLQFAKEKLAQNESLFDTAYQTGLSGTSRLHDLFVKIEGMSPAEYKNGGEKLAINYQFSKTRFGRLLIASTKKGICLLSFYEGTPEAALKLLNTEFPKASFRQAPDEIQQNALKIFSQDSEDISEIKIHLKGTAFQLKVWEALLKIPQASLVSYNLVANMIEKPSSSRAVGNAIGKNPVAYIIPCHRVIKSTGEMGGYRWNQTRKTAIIGWEATQKTEL from the coding sequence ATGGACGACGCACAGCAGTACAATTATGACAGGATCGCCAAGGCGATCACCTACATCCGGCAGCATTTCAGGCAGCAGCCGGGACTGGATGAGATCGCCCGGCATGTGGGATTAAGCCCCTTTCATTTTCAGAAAATGTTCAGCGACTGGGCTGGTACGAGTCCGAAAAAATTCCTGCAGTACGTTAGTTTGCAATTTGCCAAGGAGAAGCTTGCTCAAAATGAATCGCTTTTCGATACGGCCTATCAAACCGGTCTTTCCGGGACCAGCCGCCTTCACGACCTGTTCGTGAAAATCGAGGGGATGTCTCCGGCAGAATATAAGAATGGCGGGGAAAAACTGGCGATCAACTACCAGTTTTCAAAAACCCGATTTGGCAGGCTGCTGATTGCCTCCACGAAAAAGGGAATTTGCTTGCTATCGTTTTATGAAGGCACACCTGAGGCCGCTTTAAAACTGTTAAACACGGAATTTCCTAAGGCGAGTTTTCGGCAGGCTCCGGATGAAATTCAGCAGAATGCACTAAAAATTTTCAGCCAGGATTCTGAAGATATTTCCGAGATCAAGATCCATCTGAAAGGAACTGCCTTTCAATTGAAAGTATGGGAGGCGCTGTTAAAAATTCCGCAGGCTTCACTGGTTTCCTATAATCTGGTGGCGAATATGATCGAAAAACCATCTTCTTCGCGGGCAGTTGGTAATGCGATAGGAAAGAACCCGGTCGCTTATATAATTCCCTGTCACCGAGTCATTAAATCTACTGGCGAAATGGGCGGCTATCGCTGGAACCAAACCCGAAAAACAGCGATCATCGGCTGGGAGGCCACACAAAAAACCGAATTATGA
- a CDS encoding GNAT family N-acetyltransferase, translating to MRTILHSHSGDMAEIFQLYSEASAYQKAKKTVVVWPEFERSLVEREIREKRQWKLLIDGEIACVWAITFSDEQIWEEKDNEISLYIHRIATKPKFRGHNFVKVIVAWAKNYALETGRRFVRLDTLGNNLKLIEHYTAAGFEFLGMFNLQNTDQLPAHYQGVPACLFEIDLQKKMFSDSQVSEKPAGIT from the coding sequence ATGAGAACGATCTTACATAGCCATTCCGGAGATATGGCAGAAATTTTTCAACTATATAGTGAAGCTTCGGCCTATCAAAAAGCCAAGAAAACGGTGGTGGTCTGGCCAGAATTTGAAAGAAGCCTGGTTGAGAGGGAAATTCGGGAAAAAAGGCAATGGAAATTGCTGATCGACGGCGAGATCGCCTGCGTCTGGGCCATTACTTTTTCTGACGAGCAGATATGGGAAGAAAAGGATAACGAGATTTCCCTCTATATTCACCGTATCGCCACAAAGCCAAAATTCAGAGGTCACAACTTTGTGAAAGTCATTGTGGCCTGGGCGAAGAATTATGCTTTGGAGACCGGCCGGCGTTTTGTGCGACTGGATACGCTGGGAAACAACCTAAAACTGATCGAGCATTATACCGCCGCTGGATTTGAATTTTTGGGAATGTTTAACCTTCAGAATACCGATCAGCTTCCTGCCCATTATCAGGGCGTTCCTGCCTGTCTTTTTGAGATCGACCTTCAGAAAAAGATGTTCAGCGACTCACAAGTCTCGGAAAAACCTGCCGGAATTACCTAA
- a CDS encoding nuclear transport factor 2 family protein, producing the protein MTTEEIIRTWFEKWEKGKFRELPLSKEFSHTSPFGTIEGKNAYLELVEHNQDKFLGYEFQIEDEIYEENRACVRYIARQGKDFKLEVSEWYYLENGNIQKIIAHYHIGEIRQERMLQ; encoded by the coding sequence ATGACTACGGAAGAAATTATCAGGACCTGGTTTGAAAAATGGGAAAAAGGGAAATTTCGGGAATTACCGCTTAGCAAAGAGTTTAGCCACACGAGCCCTTTTGGAACAATTGAAGGCAAAAATGCCTATCTGGAACTGGTAGAACATAATCAGGATAAATTCCTGGGTTACGAATTCCAGATCGAAGACGAGATTTATGAGGAAAACCGAGCATGCGTTCGATATATCGCCAGGCAAGGAAAAGATTTTAAACTGGAAGTGAGTGAATGGTATTACCTGGAAAATGGCAACATTCAAAAAATTATTGCACATTATCATATTGGTGAAATCAGGCAGGAAAGAATGTTGCAGTAA